In a genomic window of Salegentibacter salegens:
- a CDS encoding hybrid sensor histidine kinase/response regulator — MRNTKRSITYKVIGGYLLIAALAAIAVWFVWKQVVAFSEVSENNSNNNEQLFMLSDITTSLYETENLSRQLIQTGNEADLDKYQIQIDSIQLDIQSLKSSYADNSMKNELDSIAELLSDKTTNLQELYELRDQQRNQNYYSQVLNELRKVDPSFNDYNYRQRFSNLEPHQRSLLIRWLEYSREDNAEKLTNRTADSIIGSVRNVLSQLEVANRRFQNTVDEKEQEFLENDMIINQQLRRLLGKIEQEEREASIQRAKVSQNMIEESSQIFLIAGVVSFLIILLSLIFIIQDITKSQQYRRELEEAKDFAESLLKKREQFMAAITHDLRSPLNTLIGYTDLIEKSSLNTKQSHYMDQVKKSSNFILHLVNDLLDLSKLEAGKMTIEKLPFNPAKLIKDTVYNSLPATRNENVEVIFEASEETDTQVLSDPFRIKQIIANLITNACKFTHKGEIRVGIHLKKEIEDSYCLIISVKDTGIGISKEKQEEIFEEFSQENTKIEKAYGGTGLGLTITKSLTELLKGDLKLESKQGEGSEFTVFLPVRKLTEATKIPEVSAIPELPDLTGKTALIVDDEPSQLSLTRELLKSMGMKCKTALNGNDALKKLESNNYSLVLTDIQMPEMDGFDLIKNIRKKYKTSELPVIALSGRTDIDAETYKLAGFNKSLLKPYKPGKLQQSIAEIFKLDLKQKVNNNLQHSTNNTYDLQDIYDFSAGDPTAVQTILEAFIESSRSQIELISIARKNNDAKEVARLAHKMVPMLKQINAMHQAKQFERLEQHEVFSEEEFQQLKADILDLMKELEQEIKV, encoded by the coding sequence ATGCGAAACACAAAGCGGTCAATAACTTATAAAGTGATTGGCGGATATCTTCTGATAGCCGCTCTGGCTGCTATTGCCGTATGGTTTGTGTGGAAACAGGTGGTTGCTTTTAGTGAAGTTTCAGAAAATAACAGCAATAATAACGAGCAGCTTTTTATGCTGAGTGATATTACCACCAGCCTTTATGAAACCGAAAATTTAAGCAGGCAGCTTATTCAAACCGGAAATGAAGCCGATTTGGATAAATATCAAATTCAAATAGATAGCATTCAACTTGATATACAAAGTTTAAAAAGCAGTTATGCTGATAATTCTATGAAAAATGAATTGGATAGTATTGCTGAATTACTCTCTGATAAAACCACCAACCTACAGGAACTTTACGAGTTAAGGGACCAACAGCGAAACCAAAATTATTATTCGCAGGTTTTAAATGAACTGAGAAAAGTAGATCCTTCTTTTAACGATTATAATTACAGGCAACGTTTCTCCAATCTGGAACCACACCAACGCAGTTTATTGATTAGGTGGCTGGAATATTCCCGGGAAGATAATGCCGAAAAACTCACTAACCGCACCGCCGATTCTATAATTGGTTCGGTTAGAAATGTGTTAAGTCAGTTGGAGGTTGCTAATAGAAGATTTCAAAATACCGTAGACGAGAAGGAACAGGAATTCCTGGAAAACGATATGATTATTAACCAGCAATTAAGGCGTTTACTGGGAAAAATTGAGCAGGAAGAACGGGAAGCATCTATACAGCGCGCCAAAGTCTCTCAAAATATGATAGAAGAGAGTTCGCAAATCTTCCTTATAGCGGGAGTTGTGAGTTTCTTAATTATTTTATTATCGCTTATTTTTATAATTCAGGATATTACCAAAAGTCAGCAATACCGAAGAGAATTAGAAGAAGCCAAAGATTTTGCCGAAAGTTTGCTAAAGAAACGAGAGCAATTTATGGCGGCGATTACACACGATTTGCGATCTCCTCTTAACACGCTTATTGGTTATACAGATCTTATTGAAAAATCTTCGCTAAATACCAAGCAATCCCATTATATGGACCAGGTTAAAAAATCGTCTAATTTTATTCTTCATTTAGTGAACGATTTACTGGACCTGTCTAAACTGGAAGCGGGAAAAATGACTATTGAAAAACTACCATTTAACCCCGCAAAACTTATAAAAGACACTGTTTATAATTCTTTACCTGCCACCAGGAATGAAAATGTTGAGGTGATTTTTGAAGCTTCAGAAGAAACCGATACCCAGGTACTTAGTGATCCCTTCAGGATAAAACAAATTATAGCCAACCTTATCACCAATGCCTGTAAATTCACCCACAAAGGGGAAATAAGAGTGGGTATTCATCTTAAAAAGGAAATTGAAGATAGTTACTGCCTAATTATTTCGGTTAAAGATACCGGGATTGGAATTTCAAAAGAAAAGCAGGAAGAGATTTTTGAAGAATTTTCACAGGAAAATACGAAAATTGAAAAAGCTTATGGCGGCACCGGATTGGGACTTACCATTACAAAAAGCCTTACCGAATTGCTAAAAGGTGATTTAAAACTGGAAAGCAAACAGGGAGAAGGCAGCGAGTTCACGGTTTTTCTGCCGGTTAGAAAACTTACCGAAGCAACAAAAATCCCAGAAGTATCAGCAATTCCAGAATTACCAGATCTAACCGGAAAAACAGCACTTATTGTAGACGATGAACCCTCGCAGCTTTCTTTAACCCGGGAATTACTTAAATCTATGGGAATGAAATGTAAGACTGCATTAAATGGAAACGATGCGCTTAAAAAGCTGGAAAGCAATAACTATTCCCTGGTCTTAACCGATATTCAAATGCCAGAAATGGATGGTTTTGATCTTATAAAAAATATCAGGAAAAAGTATAAAACAAGCGAATTACCGGTTATTGCCTTATCGGGCAGAACAGATATTGATGCCGAAACCTATAAACTCGCCGGGTTTAATAAAAGTCTTTTAAAACCTTATAAACCCGGGAAATTGCAGCAAAGTATTGCTGAAATATTTAAACTTGACTTAAAGCAAAAAGTAAATAACAATCTTCAGCATTCTACAAACAACACTTATGATCTTCAGGATATTTATGATTTTTCGGCAGGAGATCCAACAGCGGTACAAACCATTTTAGAGGCTTTTATAGAAAGTTCCAGATCACAAATTGAGCTTATAAGCATTGCCAGGAAAAATAATGATGCGAAAGAAGTAGCACGCCTGGCCCATAAAATGGTGCCTATGTTGAAGCAAATAAATGCAATGCACCAGGCAAAACAATTTGAAAGACTGGAACAACACGAAGTTTTTTCTGAAGAAGAATTTCAGCAACTTAAAGCTGATATTTTAGATTTAATGAAAGAATTAGAGCAGGAAATTAAAGTTTAA
- a CDS encoding sigma-54-dependent transcriptional regulator: MTKILIVEDDVPFGTMLKTFLIKRDYEVELVFSGLEAFKKLKGNFFNLILSDVRLPDTSGLDILKQVKLENAGTQVIIMTSYAEISMAVEAMKNGAFDYVSKPFRPESILQTIKNALTHTEVQPIVEQKTEKAQKSASLQGAGFVKGVSEAALKLSDYIELVAPTNMSVLIMGESGTGKEQVAKSIHKQSKRVGAPFIAVDCGAIPRELASSEFFGHLKGSFTGAINDKTGHFEAANGGTLFLDEIGNLSYELQVQLLRALQERKIKPVGSNNEIHVDIRVITATNEDLAQAVKDGEFREDLYHRLNEFSIKVPALKERKEDLMLFAEYFLEEANAELEKNVIGFTESAIEAFKNYNWPGNLRELKNMVKRAVLLTQEDMIPLKVLPHEIATATQSNAETEYGLFKNKNEEQLILDALEKAGGNKSKAARLLSIDRKTLYNKLKQYDIKL; the protein is encoded by the coding sequence ATGACAAAAATTCTTATAGTTGAAGATGATGTTCCGTTTGGGACTATGTTAAAAACATTTTTAATAAAGCGCGACTATGAGGTTGAATTGGTTTTTTCAGGCTTAGAAGCTTTTAAGAAACTTAAAGGTAATTTCTTTAATCTTATTCTTTCTGATGTACGATTACCAGATACCAGTGGTCTTGATATCTTAAAACAAGTAAAGTTAGAAAATGCCGGCACCCAGGTTATTATTATGACCAGTTATGCTGAAATTAGTATGGCAGTAGAGGCTATGAAGAATGGCGCTTTCGATTATGTTTCCAAGCCTTTTAGACCAGAATCTATTTTACAAACAATAAAAAATGCCTTAACCCATACCGAGGTACAGCCCATTGTTGAACAAAAAACCGAAAAAGCACAAAAATCTGCTTCTTTACAGGGAGCTGGTTTTGTAAAAGGAGTTAGTGAAGCTGCCCTAAAACTAAGTGATTATATAGAACTGGTAGCGCCTACCAATATGTCGGTTTTAATTATGGGCGAAAGTGGAACCGGAAAAGAACAGGTGGCGAAGAGTATCCATAAACAAAGTAAGCGTGTTGGTGCTCCTTTTATCGCTGTAGATTGTGGTGCTATTCCCAGGGAGTTGGCGTCCAGTGAATTCTTTGGTCATTTAAAAGGGTCTTTTACCGGCGCTATAAACGATAAAACCGGGCATTTTGAAGCAGCAAACGGCGGCACTCTTTTTCTTGATGAAATAGGAAATTTGAGCTATGAGCTCCAGGTGCAGTTATTGCGAGCGCTTCAGGAAAGAAAAATAAAACCGGTAGGAAGTAATAATGAAATTCACGTAGATATTCGTGTAATTACCGCTACTAACGAAGATCTTGCACAAGCGGTAAAAGATGGAGAATTCAGGGAAGATCTTTACCACCGTCTTAATGAATTTTCTATTAAAGTTCCTGCTTTAAAAGAGCGTAAGGAAGATTTAATGCTTTTTGCAGAATATTTTCTTGAAGAGGCCAATGCAGAACTGGAAAAAAATGTAATTGGTTTTACTGAAAGTGCTATTGAAGCTTTTAAAAATTACAATTGGCCGGGCAACCTGCGGGAGTTGAAGAATATGGTTAAACGTGCTGTACTTCTCACGCAAGAAGATATGATCCCGTTAAAAGTACTTCCCCACGAAATAGCAACTGCTACACAATCTAATGCTGAAACCGAATACGGATTGTTTAAAAATAAGAATGAAGAACAACTTATTTTAGATGCCCTGGAGAAAGCCGGTGGAAATAAAAGTAAAGCAGCGAGGTTGCTTTCTATAGACCGTAAAACGCTTTATAATAAATTAAAACAATACGATATTAAACTTTAA
- a CDS encoding YkoF family thiamine/hydroxymethylpyrimidine-binding protein: protein MKISVELTLSPLQDDFEPKIINFIKKLRASGLTVKENPLSTQVYGDYDEVMNLLHSEIKEVFEAIDRGLIYIKIVKSDLSDYAADF from the coding sequence ATGAAAATTTCAGTAGAATTAACATTAAGTCCGTTGCAGGACGATTTTGAACCAAAGATCATCAATTTCATCAAAAAATTGCGAGCTTCAGGATTAACGGTAAAAGAAAATCCGCTAAGTACCCAGGTTTATGGAGATTATGATGAGGTGATGAATTTATTGCATTCAGAAATAAAAGAGGTTTTTGAAGCTATAGACCGTGGCCTTATCTATATAAAAATTGTAAAATCTGATCTTAGCGACTATGCAGCCGATTTTTGA
- a CDS encoding AAA family ATPase: MAEKLAQRPSSVIKVVLFGPESTGKTSLAEMLGKHYNTLWVEEFMRDYLQEKWDNEQRVCEPKDMIPIAEGQMKRENELTKKANKLLISDTDLLELKVYSEAYYSGFCEPQLLKHALNNLYDLYFLTYIDVPWTPDDLRDKPEDRIGMFKRFEAALKNSNKPYVILKGDLEERFKTAVNKIDELLKNK, translated from the coding sequence ATGGCAGAAAAACTTGCGCAACGACCTTCGTCCGTCATAAAAGTGGTTCTTTTTGGACCTGAATCTACCGGAAAAACAAGCCTGGCAGAAATGCTAGGTAAGCATTATAATACGCTTTGGGTAGAAGAATTTATGCGGGATTATCTTCAGGAAAAATGGGATAATGAACAAAGAGTTTGTGAGCCAAAAGATATGATTCCCATTGCTGAAGGCCAAATGAAACGTGAAAATGAACTTACCAAAAAAGCTAATAAACTACTAATTAGTGATACCGACCTTTTAGAGCTAAAGGTATATTCTGAAGCTTATTACAGCGGTTTTTGCGAGCCTCAACTTCTTAAACATGCGTTAAACAACCTTTACGATTTGTACTTTTTAACGTATATTGACGTACCGTGGACGCCCGATGACCTTCGGGATAAACCCGAAGACCGTATTGGGATGTTTAAAAGGTTTGAAGCTGCACTTAAAAACAGTAACAAACCTTACGTGATTCTAAAAGGAGATTTAGAGGAGCGTTTTAAAACCGCGGTAAATAAAATAGACGAACTTTTAAAAAATAAATAG
- the arfB gene encoding alternative ribosome rescue aminoacyl-tRNA hydrolase ArfB produces MDEQQITRELNFKAVRSSGAGGQHVNKTSSKVELYFDLEASEGLLEEEKQRLIKKLDSRLTKEKQLILHSEVSRSQHKNKELVIAKFFELLRENIKKPKPRKKTKPSKAAKLKRLKAKKINAEKKARRNDPLK; encoded by the coding sequence TTGGACGAGCAGCAAATAACACGGGAACTTAATTTTAAAGCCGTGCGTAGTTCTGGTGCTGGCGGGCAGCATGTTAATAAAACCTCCTCTAAAGTTGAACTTTATTTTGATTTAGAAGCTTCAGAAGGACTTTTAGAAGAAGAAAAACAGCGTTTAATTAAAAAGCTGGATTCCCGCCTAACTAAAGAGAAACAATTAATTCTGCATAGTGAAGTAAGTAGAAGTCAGCATAAGAATAAAGAGCTGGTTATTGCTAAATTCTTTGAGTTGCTTCGCGAAAATATCAAAAAACCAAAACCAAGGAAGAAAACAAAACCCAGCAAAGCTGCAAAATTGAAACGCCTAAAAGCGAAAAAAATCAATGCAGAAAAGAAAGCCCGTAGAAACGATCCGTTAAAATAA
- the pnuC gene encoding nicotinamide riboside transporter PnuC, whose protein sequence is MQPIFDFLFDQYYGYSTLFIILEVIAVIFGFLSVIYSKQNNILVYPTGIISTMIFVYLLWQWELLGDMMINAYYFSMSIYGWYIWTRKVDKEHYTPITNTTRKENWQSLFIFIATLLFVFAVYEYFDKWNNWTAYVDTFTTAIFFVGMWQMANKKIENWIFWIIGDVISVPLYFYKGFTLTALQYFVFTIIAIYGYKAWQKNLRNDLRPS, encoded by the coding sequence ATGCAGCCGATTTTTGATTTTTTATTCGATCAATATTACGGGTATTCTACTTTATTTATAATACTGGAAGTAATTGCGGTGATTTTCGGCTTTCTTTCGGTCATTTATTCCAAGCAAAATAATATTCTGGTTTATCCCACCGGGATTATAAGTACTATGATCTTTGTTTATTTGCTCTGGCAATGGGAATTGCTGGGAGATATGATGATTAACGCTTATTATTTTTCCATGAGTATTTACGGCTGGTACATCTGGACGAGAAAAGTAGATAAAGAACATTATACACCCATAACCAATACTACCAGAAAAGAGAATTGGCAAAGTCTGTTTATTTTTATTGCGACCCTTCTTTTTGTGTTCGCTGTGTATGAGTATTTTGATAAATGGAATAACTGGACCGCCTATGTAGACACCTTTACAACCGCAATTTTTTTCGTGGGAATGTGGCAAATGGCCAATAAAAAGATTGAAAACTGGATTTTCTGGATTATTGGCGATGTTATTTCGGTACCGCTCTATTTTTATAAGGGTTTTACTTTAACGGCACTTCAATATTTTGTTTTTACTATAATCGCTATATACGGCTATAAAGCATGGCAGAAAAACTTGCGCAACGACCTTCGTCCGTCATAA
- a CDS encoding type II toxin-antitoxin system RelE/ParE family toxin codes for MEEVIWTEIAVNDIKIIWQFYAEKDLVVANKIVDKIYLTGKNIKYPQQYQIDETLGLPFRRMIVMHFKLIYIEFENKILITNVFDTRQDPSKLKL; via the coding sequence TTGGAAGAAGTCATCTGGACAGAAATAGCCGTAAATGATATCAAGATAATATGGCAATTTTATGCTGAAAAAGATCTCGTTGTCGCAAATAAAATTGTCGATAAAATCTATTTAACAGGTAAAAATATTAAGTACCCGCAGCAATATCAAATAGATGAAACTTTAGGTCTTCCATTTCGAAGAATGATTGTAATGCACTTCAAATTAATATACATAGAATTCGAAAATAAAATATTGATTACCAATGTTTTTGATACCCGTCAGGACCCTTCAAAATTAAAACTTTAA
- a CDS encoding TonB-dependent receptor: MKSLLFFTGLCLISLQAVAQTHTLQGTVTRGETPVEGVAVYAVEPADGTTTDENGRYSLELEEGEYNLVFSYGNQKTLKVSLDRDKTLNVDLSDVQEVLDEVFLSSVRVSANSPITYSNLTNEEIEDRNLGQDIPVLMNYMPNVVTTSDAGAGVGYTGIRVRGSGPTSTNVTINGIPYNDAESLGTFWVNLGDFASSVENLQLQRGVGTSTNGAGAFGASLNILTDGYSEEANAEVANSYGSFNTHKHTVKFSTGLIDDHWEFAGRASQIKSDGYIDRANSDLKSYFLQGTFVDENTLVKAITFGGSEKTYQAWYGIDSTTLANDRTYNPAGVYTDEEGNTKFYDNQTDNYKQDHYQLLWNQEYNKNWSSNLAFHYTYGRGYYEEYEEDATLNEFGLENFQAENEEVTTSDLVGTKWLDNHFFGSVFSLNYQDQNWDVIFGGGWNRYIGDHFGEVIYTRFARNNDPYEPYYENTGTKTDFNLYGKATYAVSEKLAAYLDLQVRTIDYETEGMLSEGNEFLVDDSFTFFNPKAGLTYALNNENQFYFSYARANREPRRSDYENGEPEHEELNDFELGWRHNTPAVQLNTNLYYMAYENQLVLTGGIDDVGAFIRENSGNSYRLGLEIDAVIRLSEKLFVRPNLALSRNKNVDFVSTWDGQLVDFGETDISFSPSIVGGNRITYLPVEGLELSLLSKYVGEQFMSNIEAENSKLDAYFVNDFNIQYTWRNAPLFKEVVFTGLVNNILGEEYVSNGYYYTFNVENPDTATGLQTLDGAGYYPQATTNFLAGITLKF; encoded by the coding sequence ATGAAATCTTTATTATTTTTTACCGGCCTCTGCTTAATTTCATTGCAAGCCGTTGCTCAAACCCACACTTTACAGGGAACAGTCACCCGTGGCGAAACTCCGGTTGAAGGAGTGGCAGTTTATGCCGTAGAACCAGCCGATGGTACTACTACCGATGAAAATGGAAGGTACAGCCTTGAGCTTGAAGAAGGTGAGTACAACCTGGTATTTTCCTACGGAAATCAAAAAACTTTAAAAGTAAGTCTTGATAGGGATAAAACCCTTAATGTAGATCTTAGTGATGTACAGGAGGTTCTTGATGAGGTTTTTCTTTCTTCTGTAAGGGTAAGTGCAAATTCGCCAATTACGTACAGTAATCTTACCAACGAAGAAATTGAAGACCGCAACCTGGGCCAGGATATTCCGGTGTTAATGAATTATATGCCAAACGTTGTCACGACCAGTGATGCTGGAGCAGGTGTTGGTTATACCGGGATTAGGGTTAGAGGTAGCGGCCCCACCAGTACGAATGTTACTATAAACGGGATTCCTTATAACGATGCCGAAAGCCTCGGGACTTTTTGGGTAAATCTTGGAGATTTTGCGTCATCAGTAGAAAACCTGCAATTGCAACGTGGTGTGGGAACTTCTACAAATGGTGCCGGAGCTTTTGGTGCCAGCCTTAACATTTTAACCGATGGTTATAGTGAAGAAGCCAATGCCGAAGTAGCCAACAGTTATGGTTCTTTTAATACTCATAAGCATACGGTTAAATTCAGCACAGGTCTTATAGACGATCATTGGGAATTTGCCGGTCGTGCTTCGCAAATAAAAAGTGACGGATATATAGATCGTGCAAATAGTGATTTAAAATCTTATTTTCTCCAGGGAACTTTTGTAGACGAAAATACCCTGGTTAAAGCCATTACTTTTGGCGGAAGTGAAAAAACTTACCAGGCCTGGTATGGCATAGATTCCACAACTTTGGCTAATGACAGGACTTATAATCCTGCCGGGGTTTATACCGATGAAGAAGGGAATACTAAATTCTACGACAATCAAACCGATAATTACAAGCAGGACCATTATCAATTATTGTGGAATCAAGAGTATAACAAAAACTGGTCGTCTAACCTTGCTTTTCATTATACTTACGGGCGTGGTTATTATGAGGAATACGAAGAAGACGCGACTTTAAATGAATTTGGGTTGGAAAATTTTCAGGCAGAAAATGAAGAAGTAACCACCTCAGACCTGGTTGGAACCAAATGGCTGGATAACCACTTCTTCGGAAGTGTTTTTAGCCTGAATTACCAGGATCAAAACTGGGATGTGATTTTTGGTGGAGGCTGGAACCGGTATATCGGGGATCATTTTGGCGAGGTGATTTACACGCGCTTTGCCAGGAATAACGATCCTTACGAACCTTATTATGAAAATACAGGAACAAAAACCGATTTTAATCTCTACGGAAAAGCAACTTATGCAGTTTCAGAAAAACTGGCCGCTTATTTAGACCTGCAGGTAAGAACCATAGATTATGAAACCGAAGGAATGCTCTCTGAAGGAAATGAATTCCTGGTAGACGATTCTTTTACTTTTTTTAATCCCAAAGCCGGATTAACTTACGCACTAAATAATGAAAATCAATTCTATTTTTCTTACGCCCGTGCCAATAGGGAGCCACGACGTAGCGATTACGAAAACGGGGAGCCAGAGCACGAAGAGTTGAACGATTTTGAGTTGGGATGGAGACATAATACACCGGCTGTTCAATTAAACACCAACCTTTATTATATGGCTTATGAAAACCAGTTGGTGTTAACCGGTGGGATCGATGATGTAGGTGCGTTTATTCGTGAAAACAGCGGAAATAGTTATCGTTTAGGTTTGGAAATAGATGCGGTAATTAGACTTTCAGAAAAACTTTTTGTGAGACCAAACCTGGCTTTGAGCCGAAATAAAAATGTAGATTTTGTTTCTACCTGGGATGGGCAATTGGTTGATTTTGGAGAGACTGATATTTCATTTTCACCATCTATAGTAGGAGGAAACCGAATTACTTATCTCCCTGTAGAAGGATTAGAATTAAGTCTGTTGTCAAAATATGTGGGAGAACAGTTTATGAGTAATATTGAAGCTGAAAATTCTAAACTGGACGCTTATTTTGTGAACGATTTTAATATTCAATATACCTGGCGAAATGCACCTTTATTTAAAGAAGTTGTTTTCACAGGTTTGGTAAATAATATTTTAGGAGAAGAATATGTTTCCAACGGTTATTACTACACTTTTAATGTAGAAAACCCAGATACTGCTACAGGTTTACAAACCTTAGATGGCGCCGGTTATTATCCGCAAGCCACCACCAACTTTTTAGCCGGAATTACTTTGAAGTTTTAA
- a CDS encoding DUF4301 family protein → MEFSEIDILQIEEKGLSTQEVERQIQIFERGNIKVDIQQAATLGNGIFAYSVEDQKKYIQTFEDKKEHLDLLKFVPASGAATRMFKAFHNFANKFDPEKESLREYLDKKEDESLQLFFEKIDKLPFYEAASKKAKENHPDFSEKSNDERHLILVKTMLYENGLGLSDLPKGLVPFHQYKDYTATAFEEHLHSAAKYLSVNDVTKLHFTVAEGDKEKFEQEFENIKKRVEEANHTRFEISYSYQDPKTDTIAVDKENKPFRDDDNRIFFRPGGHGALIENLNQQEADLIFVKNIDNVVVNTNLPKVVEMKKMLGGKLLALQNQVFDYMQNLDGGNNSEAKLDEIAKFLEKELYVKVTSTFNKFTGEEKTQYLCKKLDRPLRVCGMVKNEGEPGGGPFLVKNEDGEISLQIIEGAQIDKNNSEQLEILNNSTHFNPVDIVCSLKNHKGESFDLHQYVDENMSFIADKTKDGKPLKALERPGLWNGGMAYWNTVFVEVPVETFNPVKTVADLLKPSHQTK, encoded by the coding sequence GTGGAGTTTAGCGAAATAGACATTTTGCAAATTGAGGAAAAAGGATTATCAACCCAGGAAGTTGAAAGACAAATCCAGATATTTGAAAGAGGAAATATAAAAGTAGATATTCAACAGGCTGCAACCCTGGGCAATGGGATTTTTGCCTATTCAGTAGAAGATCAGAAAAAATATATTCAAACATTTGAAGATAAAAAAGAGCATTTAGATCTTTTAAAATTTGTACCTGCTTCTGGCGCGGCTACCCGAATGTTTAAGGCATTTCACAACTTTGCTAATAAATTTGATCCTGAAAAGGAAAGCTTACGTGAATATTTAGATAAAAAGGAAGATGAAAGCCTTCAGTTATTTTTTGAAAAAATAGATAAACTCCCATTCTACGAGGCAGCCTCCAAAAAAGCCAAAGAAAACCATCCGGATTTTTCAGAAAAATCTAATGACGAAAGGCATCTGATTTTGGTAAAAACCATGTTATATGAAAACGGACTTGGCTTAAGTGATTTACCTAAAGGTTTGGTTCCTTTTCACCAGTATAAAGATTATACAGCCACGGCATTTGAAGAGCATTTGCATAGTGCAGCAAAGTATCTTTCAGTAAATGATGTTACAAAATTACATTTTACCGTTGCGGAGGGTGATAAAGAGAAATTTGAACAGGAATTTGAAAACATTAAAAAAAGAGTAGAAGAGGCTAATCACACTAGATTCGAAATTTCCTATTCTTACCAGGATCCAAAAACCGATACGATTGCGGTGGATAAAGAAAATAAACCTTTTAGAGATGACGATAATAGGATTTTCTTTAGACCCGGCGGTCATGGTGCACTAATAGAAAACCTAAATCAGCAGGAAGCCGATCTTATTTTTGTTAAAAATATAGATAATGTGGTGGTTAATACAAATTTGCCAAAAGTGGTAGAGATGAAAAAAATGCTGGGAGGTAAATTATTGGCGCTGCAAAATCAGGTGTTTGACTATATGCAAAATCTGGATGGCGGGAATAATTCCGAAGCAAAATTAGACGAGATTGCCAAATTTTTGGAAAAGGAACTTTATGTAAAAGTAACTTCTACATTCAACAAATTTACCGGGGAGGAAAAAACACAATATTTATGTAAAAAATTAGATCGCCCTTTAAGAGTTTGCGGAATGGTGAAAAACGAAGGTGAGCCCGGTGGCGGACCGTTCCTTGTTAAAAATGAAGATGGCGAGATCTCGCTTCAAATTATTGAGGGAGCTCAAATAGATAAAAATAATTCAGAGCAATTAGAGATCTTAAATAATTCTACGCATTTTAATCCGGTAGATATTGTGTGCAGTCTTAAAAATCATAAGGGAGAAAGTTTTGACCTTCATCAATACGTAGATGAAAATATGAGTTTTATTGCAGATAAAACCAAAGACGGAAAGCCTTTAAAAGCTCTGGAACGTCCCGGCTTATGGAATGGTGGGATGGCTTACTGGAATACTGTTTTTGTTGAAGTTCCGGTAGAAACATTTAATCCTGTAAAAACCGTTGCAGATCTTCTAAAACCTTCTCACCAGACCAAATAA